Within the Miscanthus floridulus cultivar M001 chromosome 17, ASM1932011v1, whole genome shotgun sequence genome, the region gagcttgaggcttAGCAGGAGGCGAGCGACCCCAGCGATAGCTCGAATGAGGACTACCAGGCCATCCCTATGATGCCTCCATGCCatcatgaccatgaggccgacaGCTCCAACTTAGCTCCACCCgcaccgcagacggaccccgctcccattgctatacttgagcggatgcagcaggatcaggctaggcaggcttaggagaccgctgctaacTTTGCCcagtttcaggctcatcaggatgagttccagtggcagcagcaggtcctctagcagcagcaacagtagatgcatcagcagtagttactcatgcagcatcAGCTTATGGGATTCATACAACACAtagtgacagctcttggggccccatagccacagccttcgccccagattgcttagcctgccaccactacaaTGACTCCAGCTCAGTATGcctcacctcctgtacaggtgtcccagtggttagcttcacccatggtagccccgtagttcactccacttcagacgggcttcgcACCGGACCAATCACCTTCGCCATTTGtccctgacacgtcagtctccaggagtcttggagcttctttcagtgagttgaccagAATGCCTACACCGCCGCATATGTATGCCCCTTGTCCTTCTACAACAGCACCAGTCGCTGTGACGACACAGAGGCTTCCTTCGTCTGTCGCATCATCTGATCCTACCATAGATGTCCCAGCAGCATCAGAGGCAGCACCtatcctagctcagacccagactgctttagcaatgcttctagctacagagggtcagttagtatagagctcagggtcagatgatgatggcacccagttcatGTTTGCTCCTcgcacttcagcgcccgactcgtctactgtagccccgccgaccgacccttaggttttggtgtttgacaccaaagggggagagggttcgagtatgtagactcagggggagcgacattcagggagagctagttatctattattagcttattatatacatttggagttttatttgtgtgatacactattactattatgcattcgtgagtttactttcatgcatatatttatatctatatgatagtgatatctatgtgattgtgatatgtgacatgtgtgctctctactttgaattctttatatgtcatatcacttgtaccatgctcatttgcctttgcttccatgtttttactctatgcaaatgagctttgttacttgtactcatgcttaattcatatcttttgagtatattgtgttggcttgggtgatataagcttgcctaactcttttgttcttattgacaaaagcttatatgatccaagcatatcaaaaacctcactctttcacatactcgaggtagtattgtcatcaatcaccaaaaagggggagattgaaagcatctaggcccctagttgggtttcggtgattaatgacaatacaagattactatgactaacatgtgttttgcagaggcaattaagttaggtcatggtaatggagatcgattgggcaatcatggatgtcatgcccctacgatggaaaccatttcggttttcaaaggatggatgacaaggttaaggatgactagttctaagtgtcgattggagttggagagacacttagagtagtttaggactttgtctttcctttggtcgtactattaaggggggtatggatgggtaactTGACCAAGGTAagcctagtgagttaggtgtggtgcacacttactaagtctagcactaggtagctccaacattgttcttagatccaatggagcaaacttcattcgcatatgatcaagagttggaagtgaatggagggtcaaatactgaccgaacgctggctccgatgtgaccggacactggccgtagggtccggttagttcatttgaccaaggagaaatcgtctggtgtgaccggacgctagaggtcAACTAAccagatgctgagggccagcgtccgatcgactccagtaaggtttcagagaagagaatctacgaccggatgcgtccggttagtactgaccggaccctaggggtttagtgttcggtcgagtacagtaaggttctagtgagggaaaATGCGACCAGATGCATCCGATCAGTGGTGACCAgacactgccagcgtctggtcaacacttaaacattgGTGTGCatgttgaactgaccggagcgtccggtcaacatgaccggagcgtccggtcaccccgcagaggcatatAACGATTCGTTTTTCAGCCGCTGTTATAAATACTTGATCctttcgtgtgagggggtacttttgctcattctaacagctgagaaacacgtttgtgagtgccaagaagagcaaggtcctagtgaggtgattgagatttgagaatccttgagagtagcctcattagtgaatcaagagtagcaaagtgtgcatccaccgttctcattaggcttcgcgtggtcaagtgagagttcatgcttgttactcttggtgatcgccatcacctagatagcttggtggtgattgggagcttggtgatcacccgacagagcttgtgggtgacccaactcaagttgtgagcggctttgggtgattcgccatgatggagtgtcgaagaatcaacccgtagagagcacttgatccttgcacggatcaagggggagctacacccttgcatgggtgctccaacaaggactagtggggagtggcgactctccgatacctcggcaaaacatcgccgtgttcctctctctctatttactttgagcatttactttgagcatttactttgtgcaattcaatacttgttcttacattcatagaattgtcatgctagagtaagtttggaacataggttgcaagtcctttgtgcattaAATTAATAGGAAcacctttctaggcacaaggggtaaattgggctatccgtaggatttaattattgcaagaaaatttagaattagcccaattcaccccccccccctcttaggcatcttgatcctttcacaatgCTCCAGTACCTCACAAGTCCAACGTCATCAGtgtgcataatccattactcaaactggcactgttatcttcataggcatgaaaaggatctcACAATTGTATCAGTCTTAGTAAAAAAATGGTTGACATTATAGGCACAAAAAAATGCAGGCCTCAACTAACTGCAAACTAACTTATGATCATCTTGCAAGCTAACCACAATCATCCCAAGTGGCAAATAAGAACATAAATTGCTAAGGCAAGTTCATGGTGGCCATGAAAGCGTGGGACACGTCCATCTCAACCATTCGGTAGGCATGCCTACAACAGTTGCTTGGGAATGGACGTATCCCACGGTTTGATGACATACATGAGAAAACACAAGGAGACAATAAGGCAGCAACATGAAGAATGCCCACAGCCACCTcagattgctatagtttgcatCATCGGCCAAATAGGAACTCCAACAATAAGAATAACAAGAACAATAACAGCATCTAAAATGTCTCTGATCAACTAAGTGACAATCCAAGGTATTTTAGGGCTTGGATCAACTAAGTGACAATCCAATGTATTTTAGGGCTCAGATCAACTAAGTGACAATCCATCACCTGTTGTTAAAGTCTACACCACACAGATCAACATAGCCTCACATCCATCACCATGGCTCCTATGCTTTACAAAACTAGATGCAGCCTTGGTTAGGCGGCAAATGGTTCTTTGTAGCATCAAATGAGGTCAGTGCTACACATCAAAATACTTCCTACAGCATAAGACAGTTAGCATGGCTATATGCAAAAGTGGAGAGGCCAACTCATATGCATCTAAGCAAAGTAGGTTGTGCTCAGGTAGGTCCTAAGCCATAGGATCCTATGAGCCTCTGTCATCTGAACAAAGCAAAGTCCCTCAGCCTTGTTCTTTAGCAGGTAAACCAGGGCAAACATGAGTGCCTCTTATGAGTACCCAGGCAGTCCATAACACAGCCATAAAGGTCCTGATGCACCTCATTGTGCTATGGAGTCTTGAGGGCATCTCCTACAGTCTCCACAGCCTTGATCATTCCATTCATGAGGTCTATTTCCTCTTGGGCAAGCTTTTTTCTCTTGCCACCCCTTTCCTCCTGGCCCTTGGCATCAGAACCCTTAGAGTCTTCCATACCAGAAGGAGTTCCCTTTCTAGAATCAGCATCTGTGCCACCTAAGTCAGTGATGTCCTCAACGGCATCAATATCACCTTGGCCAATGTCGGTTGGAGTGCCTAGAGGTTCATTTGAGCCCATTGCATACCTGCCTATGGCCTGATTACCACCAAAGATGGCCTCCATCTGAACATAGTTCTCTACTGATGTGTTCAAGAACTTAGCATCAGCAGGATGGTCCTAGTTAGTGAAACAGATATAACTATTAGACATAGGGGAGCAAAAGAAAAGGGATAGCTGAGGTGTTATCCAAATAGTTTCTAACCTTGGTGTGGCCAAGCAGGTGTTCATCATCAAGTACTATCATATGGTGGTCCTCATCCCATAGAGCACCACTCAAATTCTTGAGCCTAACAATCTTAACCCACCTTTGCCTCCACTTTCTCAAGTGATTGTAAATCTGCTGGGTGCTCACATTGACCCTAGCAAACTTAGAGACCATGAGTGCAACCTGCCTAACATGTACCTCCTTGAACCCTTTGTCAATTTTGACCCCCTGCCCCACCAAATCATGGAACCTCCTTAGCATGAACCTAGACTGGACAGGAGTCCAGTGCATAGGGCCATTGGGCTGAGGGGCTGCTGGATTGCCATCATTAGCAGCAACTACCCCACCCTGTTCCACCTCATTGTCCTCACCACCAATGTTAACAACCTGGTCAAGCATATTGTCCATTTCCTATCAACAACTAGTATAACATTGAATAAACTAGTATGTAAGGAAAATAAATTGCATGATATGAAATACAAGTTCAACAGATCAAATAGGCAGAAAAGGAATAGGTACTACATCATTACAAAGTGCTATAGGTCTCAGTTAAAATACAAGTTCCATCAATGCTACTAAACAATACACACACCATGCCACTACACCCTAGAATTCCCCCTGTTTTGCCACATCTATGCAGCCCATGCCTCCCTCTATTGTGCCAAGGTACCATTGTTAGGGACATGATCTGGCTGTGAGGCATTGTCATTGATATTAGGAGTCCATGTGGATTCAGCAGGTACATGCTCATCCTACCCATGCCTGAGGATCCAATTGTGAAGAATATAACAGGCAAGAACAAGCTTAACTTGGGTCTTGTATGGGTGGAAAGACTTGTTGTCCAATATGCCGAATCTATTCTTTAGAGCACCAAAAGCCCTCTCAATTGTTACTCTAAGAGACGAATACCTTAGATTAAAAAGctctctttgattttgaggtCGGTTTGAACCAAACTCCCTCAAATGGTACCTTGTGGCACAAAATGGTGGCAAGAAACTAGGCCTCACTGCATATCCAGCATCGACAAGATAGAATTTGCCTTGAAATTTGCAGATAGGGATATGTTTTAGTAATTTCATTTAGGATTAAGCAAAGTGTCAATGGTTTTTTTATTTGGATGATACCTGGTGGCACTCTAAGGCCATCATCTCTTTCAAGAGCATCAAACAAGATAAGAGCATCATGTGCAGATCTCTCCCAACCAGCAAGCACATAGGTGAATCTGAGGTCAAAGTCCATGGCTGCCAACATATTTTGTGTGATGGTGTGCTTCCTACCTCTAAAGGCAGCTTGCATCTTCACAGGCACTCTAGCTAAGACATGAGTACCATCAATTGCTCCTATGCAGTcctaaataaacaaaacataagtgTAAGTGAACATTAACACTAAACTGATAATGAATGAGACCTATGTATGACAAGTTATGGATACCAACCTTGAAATAGGGGTACCACCTTCTGCTCCCAAGGATCCTAGGATGGACATTGGTAGTAGGAGGGAcaatcaattcattccttagctctCCTATTACATATAACACCTTCTGGAAGAACCTACTAATTGTCTCTGCGGACCTCCTGAAGGTGAGATCAACCACCCTAAACCTCTCATTGTGAccaacaacatgcaagaacatggcTACTTGTTCTTCAACAGATGCATGTATGCTGTCAGTGATAAGCTCTCTACTACGGAAAAGATCATAAAGTTGGAAAAAGGGGCCCTCTTCATTCTAAGAAGGTTGACACAGTGCACATTATCAGATTCATAGATGTATCTAAGGTTGTTCATCCTCTGTTTGTCCCTCTCAGCCATGCGACCATAGGTGACTGAGCGCGAATCTTCAACTCTCCTCATAAACCACATGAAAAATCAAGCAGCCACTGCAACAACCATAGCAGCGGCAGCCCTACGCCTAGCTTCAAAGGCCATGTCTACCAACAAGATGGAGGGCAACATTAGAAAGGGAGCATGCAACATGGGTGTGTACTGCTTAGCAAGCAAAAAATCAGACAAAATGAACTATGAAAGATGCGGCTGCCACACCaaagggtgctcctccagcgtATACTATTACACAATCAACATCACTAACctctaggcactttgctcagtgtgTACAACAAAATAGGCATTAGCATGTACAAGATCTACATAAAACATGATGTATACACCAAATACGAAGCATCATGTACAGATCTGAGCTAGGAACAGGTAAATCAGGTATAGCATCGCACAGATCTGAGGATGTCAAACCAAGAACCCTAATTTCTTGACATTGCAAGCAAAATCCACCAACAAATCAACAAAATCAACActgaagaaggagaaggggaaaAGCGTAGGTGGCATATACCATCGAAGCGTTGGAGGACCAAGAGAAATCCATCAGCGGTGGTCGCCTTGGTAGGGAAACCAAGGTTGAGGGGGAGCTAAAGGGGAGTTCGCACCAGAGCTATGGCGGAAGGAGAGGCAAAGAGTGAGGGCGGTAACCCTAGCCACGACCCACGTGCGCGCTTTATCGCCAGGACAGCCTCATCTCCAGCGCTCTCCAAAAAGGTTCCCGCCAAGCACCGAGTGAGCCTACACCGAGAGGGAAGTGGGGATCGAGAAGATGGTGCCGTCTAGGATGGAGGAGGGCATCTACACGAGAGGAAGCAGGAGAAACGTGCGAGTAGGGTAACCAAACACAGGCGAAATGCGCTAAAGGGTGCAGGATGGGCCATATGATGGCCCGGTTCGGGGCAACCAATCACACCCTTATTGCATGCATCCACTTTCTATATAtcctccctcttcttcctcctccgatgAGTAGCAGTCCATCCATCCATATTTTCACAACCATGGGGCTCCTACACATGTTACTCGGAGGGCTTCTCCTTTGCTCTTCCTTGCACACAACATGTCTGGCAGCAACTGCGAAGAGTGATACTCTTGCACCCGGTGAGGCCCTCGGCATGGGTGAGAAGCTAGTGTCAAGCAACGGCAAGTTCACGCTCGGCTTCTTCTAGTTCTGGCACCAAGTCCTAGCCATAGGCAGCATCAGTAAGTCCCCTGGCACAGCCACCACCAACACCTCCTCCCCTGGCTGGTACCTCGGCACATGGTTCAATAAGATCCCAGTCCTCACCATTGTTTGGGTTGCCAATAGGGAGAGACCCATCACTGACACCACGATCAAGCTAGCACAGCTCAAAATCTCAAGAAATGGCAACCTCGTCATCATCTTAAACAATGCCACCAGTACTAAACCATCCATACTCTGGTCCATCACTGACAACATTGTTGTCAACAGCATAAGCAACACCAGTGCTATTCTCATGAGCACTGGAAACCTTGCCCTCATACCAAACACAACAGCATCAAACCCAGCAGTAGCACCATTATGGCAGAGCTTCGACTACCTAAAGGATGTCGGGCTTCCTAGTGCCAAGGTAGGACGGAACAAGGTCACAGGGTTTAGCCAGTAGTTCATCTCAAAGAAGAGCCTGATCGATCCTGGTCTTGGCTCATACTCTGTCAAAATAGACACCGACGGGGTGTTGCTCCTCAGAAGACGCAAGCCCCCCTTTGTAGTGTACTAGACTTGGCCATTAGGAAAACTAGGGGAGCTTGTATCGGCGTTGAATGCGCTGCTAGAAATGGATCCACGGACTAGAGGTTTGCTTAAGCCCACATTTGTCGATAATGACGAAGAGGTGTCCTTCACATACACCTTGCTGGATGAATCATCTTCCATATTTGTTCCAATAAGCATCACTGGTCAACTACAGCTGAATGTTTGGTCGCAAGCCACGAAGTCTTGGCAGACTGTGTATGCACAGCCTTCTGATTTCTGCACACCATATGCTGTGTGTGGACCTTTCATGGTCTGCAATGGCAATGCTAGTCCATTCTGTGGCTGTATGGAGGGCTTCTCTCAGAGGTCACCTCATGATTGGGAGCTTGATGATCGAACAAGAGGGTGTGCTAGAAATACGCCGTTAGACTGCATtggtagcaacacaagcacatcTAGGTCCATTGATGTGTTCCACCCTATAGCTCATGTGACATTGCCCTATGATCCCCAGAGATTACAAGATGCTACTACGCAGAGTGATTGCGCGGGAGCTTGCCTCAGAGATTGCTCTTGTACTGCTTATGCCTATAACAACAGTATATGCTCTATGTGGCATGGAGAATTGCTTAATGTAAATTAGGATGATGGTAATGGTATTGTTTCTCATGATGTTCTTTACATTCACCTTGCTGCAAGAGATTATCAAAGTATGGTGAAAAACAACAGAGGAATATCAAGACTTGTTATTGTTGCAAGCACTGTTGGTTTTGGGTTAATAATGCTCATGCTGTtgttgatgatttggaggaaCAGATCCATGTGGCGCAATGCTCAACTACATGACATCCAAGGTACTGGTGGGGGAATTATAGCCTTTAGCTACAGCGATTTGTGCCGTGCTACTAAAAATTTCTCCGAGAGGCTAGGAGGAGGTGGTTTTGGTTCTGTATTCAAGGGAGTGTTAAATGACTCAACTATTATAGCAGTGAAGAGGCTTGTTGGTGCTCGTCAGGGAGAGAAGCAATTCAGGGCTGAGGTGAGCTCAATCAGATTGATCCAACATATCAACCTAGTGAAATTGATTGGTTTCTGCTGTGGTGGTGACAAGAGACTACTTGTCTATGAACACATGCCAAATGGATTTCTTGATGGCCATCTGTTTAAGAGCAATTCTCCCATCCTTAATTGGAATACCAGGTATCAGATAGCCATAGGAGTTGCTAGAGGATTACTCTACTTGCATAAGAGTTGTCGTGAATGCATCATACACTGTGATATCAAGCCAGAAAACATACTTCTCAATGCATCATTTGTTCCTAAAATTGCAGACTTTGGGATGGCAGCGTATGTGGGAAGGGATTATAGCCGAGTTCTAACAACATTTAGAGGCGCTGCACGGTATCTTGCCCCTGAGGGGCTTAGTGGAGTTGCTATTACATCAAAAGTTGATGTCTATAGTTTCGGTATGGTACTGATGGAAATCATATCAGGAACGAGGAACTCACTACAAGTACATACGGGTAACAGTTGCCATGTCTCTTATTTTCCTGTGCAAGCCATCAACAAGCTCCATGAGGGAGACCTGCAGAGTTTGGTGGACCTAGAATTACAAGGTGACTTCAATCTGCAAGAGGTCGAAAGGGTTTGCAAAGTTGCATGTTGGTGCATCCAAGATAACGACTTTGGTCggccagcaatggatgaagtggtCCGAGTTCTTGATGGTCTCCAAGAATTTGATATACCCCCGATGCCAAGATTGCTTGCCGTTATAACACACTGTGCGGATGTTTCTTCAATGTAATAATCTACAAATACTTTTGAAGCTGATGTTTATAATATTTTGTTTGAGATACTTTGAAAGTTGCAATAACAATCCGAAGGAGTAAAGAAGGGCAAGTTTGTAATTGCTGATTTTGTTTTATGGTGCATGTGTTCTCCTGTTTGCTTATTTATGTTCTTTTATTGACTGACTATAGCAAAATATGACATGATTAAAAATAGGTCTATGTTTTATTGGCAGAGTTTACAAATAGCTTTTAATTGAAGGAGAATTTGGTGTGTACATGCCACTACTTACTACTTGCGTACCACTAACTTTGACATTTCTTTGCATGGTTGTGTGTTGATTGCGTTGTTCATCTCTGTTTTTGTTAATAATCCAACAGGTGAGTTGCTATTATTATatcaaaagaaaggaaaaaattGGAATTACTTTCTCGAGTTTGTCCTATGTCCATATATCCGCCCAAAAAGGGCTCTTTTGGATCACCCATTCATGGGGGTATCCAAAGGAGATGTAAATCAATGTTTGGCTAAACCAGACTTAGGACGTCTTTGGGCAGGGCTCCTACTCGGGCAGCTCCGGCTCTGAGTGCGACTGTGTGCCACTGTATGTTTCTGTAGCAATGGCCAACTGACTCTGGCAGTCCGCCTCCTTCTATCCTTGTCTCTGGAGCCAGCTGAGCTGCCTTTCCTTGGCTCCTCCGGCTTTGTGCTACAGGGTGCTATAGGAAGAGAGCCAAAGCCAGGGGAAGCCAGGCCAACCAAACATGCTGTTAGATTTTTGAATTGGTCCAGTTTACTCCTTTTACAAGATTTCCTTTTTTTTGTATTTTAAGTTGATTCTTAATCTTGAATTTTATGAGGTGGTACACAATAATTTATATTTAAAAAGTGTTTCATAGTTTATGTTGTTATTTTTACATGTTAGACATCTAATAAAAATTTAACACTAGAAAtataaaattatctaaaacataatgatgaaaaaaatacaatttgAATTTCCAACTCACCTTGCACGTGGAGGAAAAAAATACAAATTTGGTTAATGGGTAAATTGAACCGTGAGAATGGTTGAAGGAATAAATCGAACAAAATATTAGTTTAAGATCCAGGCATAGGCTAAACTTGAGAGAAATACTTTAGAATTCTTCATtaaaaccaagggggacctgatAGGTAAAAACACAAGCCATCCCTAATTATCAACCAACAAATCCTTATATGTTGCCTGTTCTTTCATTTGTAGTTGACTGAGCGCACTGTGAGGTTTTCAAAGGgacaaccttttttttttttttgctatgctAGCGCCCGGACATCCAGCGCTAGCAGCGCGTCTGGACGCCCCGCGCTTGCTGCCCCCGCCTCCATGGGACGTGATGCTGCTGCCCCGCGCTTGGTGCCCACTATTATAATTTGCTAGATTGATGTGCCCGCGCGTGCTCCCCCGTGCCTCTGCCGCTAAGTCCCGATTTGACCATGCATGCTTGTGGGGGAAATTATTGCGCCCGGTGCCATTAGGAGCAGCAGCGATGGGCCACGCCTGGCCGCGCACTCCTGCTGCCCGCATGCTGCTGCTGGCACGTGATGCTGCTGCTGACCGGCCGCATCAATTTGGAATAtataaggagagagagagagagcagcggaGCATGGATGCAACTTCGTGCTCCACGCCTGCTGCCACGCACATGGTGCTTTGTGCTCCGCGCCTGGTATCGCATCCGCTTGGCTTTCCGCGTGCACGCGGGGACTGCTGCAGCTGAGGGGACCACCTCTGCCTGTGCCATCTAGCCGCGCCTgctgatgaaacacttgcaacgtaaaTCATTTATTGCAACATACTGAAACAAGCTAAAACAAttaaaacatatgtttgcaacatatgagtataaccactgtaacatatgcaacatacagataaaacacttgcaacatacatctgaaaataGGTGAAACAATTGGAACACACACTTGCAACACATGtgtgaaaatatatgcaacatccagatagaacacttgcaacttacaacatgaaaacacttgctgcaacagaagactgaaacagatgaaacatattgaaacatactattgcaacat harbors:
- the LOC136515215 gene encoding uncharacterized protein; the protein is MFLHVVGHNERFRVVDLTFRRSAETISRFFQKVLYVIGELRNELIVPPTTNVHPRILGSRRWYPYFKDCIGAIDGTHVLARVPVKMQAAFRGRKHTITQNMLAAMDFDLRFTYVLAGWERSAHDALILFDALERDDGLRVPPGMGRMSMYLLNPHGLLISMTMPHSQIMSLTMEMDNMLDQVVNIGGEDNEVEQGGVVAANDGNPAAPQPNGPMHWTPVQSRFMLRRFHDLVGQGVKIDKGFKEVHVRQVALMVSKFARVNVSTQQIYNHLRKWRQRWVKIVRLKNLSGALWDEDHHMIVLDDEHLLGHTKDHPADAKFLNTSVENYVQMEAIFGGNQAIGRYAMGSNEPLGTPTDIGQGDIDAVEDITDLGGTDADSRKGTPSGMEDSKGSDAKGQEERGGKRKKLAQEEIDLMNGMIKAVETVGDALKTP